TGACATGGTGCAAGCAGCCTCACCTGCGTTTCCCAGTGGGCTCTCTGTGTGACTATTTTTTATAAGCACTTACAAGAGCTTCTGATAACATGTCAGGGAGCATGCACCAAAAGCAGAACATAAATGAGTCTATGGGTAGCCTATGATCCCTATCTCAGGCTCAGAGGACAAAAGGATGAACTGACAAAGTTGGATGGCAATTCTGGAGACCCAAGGCCTGGAAACCTTTAGCAGGGGGCAGCCCAACCCCTCCCCATGTtaaagagaaaaacccacacattaaaaataaatggtctTTTATTGTGTCCACGAAAACAAACTCAGGGTGGCCTTTGGTTAATCCCCCCATGAGGTGACGACAAATAGGAGGCATGCGATGACCAAAACCATGTTCTCCTCTCCAGGAGAAGGGTCTTGCCCTCCTAGGCCCGAAGGGTGACAGGCAAGCAGGGCCAGGAGGATCCAGAAGCAGGCCCACCATGCCGCGGAGGGCCCAGGCCTGCTGCCTCCCTGGCAGGACagggcaggggtcagcaaacattGCCCCTGTCCTGGTAACCCCAAGCTAGAACACACAGAAAAGccccaacccccctcccccaacaaacACTGATAAGGCAGTCAGCCAGGGCTTCCAAGAGGAGCTGGCCTCCAAGGTACGAGGTCAGACCCTTAGGGCTCTGCCCAGAAGGGGTTGCCATCCTCGGCCTGCATGAAGTAGTAAACAAAGAGCAGGAAGGCAGCAAAGACCAGGAACAGCAGCACCTGGCCCCAGAGTGGGACCTGGCGATCCTGGCCCAGGCCGGCAGCCCCAGGGGCCTGCTTTTCAGGCCGGATGGCTCTGCGGGTGAGCCACGAAGGGGCCGAAGATGAAGATGAGGACACACTCGAGGTGGAGGAGGATGTGGGAtaataggacaggcccagggagctTCTGGAGATGTTGGAAATAGGGCGGTAGTGTGCGATGTTCTGGTAGGCACTGTCCTGGCCATACAGGAGGCGTTCCCTGAGGCAAAGAGTGCAGCAGGTAGACCAGGACAGCCTGAGCCCTGAATcagccccagcccctggctcGCCTTAATACTCACCGATCCTTGCCTTCCTCTTCCAAAGAGAAAAGATTGTCATCACGGACCTACAGAAGTGAATCAGAGTGAGGATACCTATTGTCACGGTTGATGTAGGTATGACAGGTCATACCCTCAGTCCAAACTGCCCTTCCCAGCCTGTTCTGAACACTGCTTAAAGGCCTGGGCCCTGCCACCTTCCAGACCCCCTTCTTGGTCCTCAGCCTTATGTCTGCAGGGCCGTGCCACTTGTTCCAGCTGCCTGAATCCTACTTTCTACCCCAGTAGTCTCAAAAAGAGCTCAAACCTAGATCCCAGACCAGAGCTAGGGCACGTCCTGGGCACATTAGTCAAAACAGTTCTGacagcccgcccccaccccctcgcAAAGGCCCTGACCTGGCAGGTGTCTGCAGGCCCCACCTCTCCCAAGAGGTTTCTGAACTACCATTTGCGCCCAGTGGTCCCCTTGACTCATCCAAACCCCATGAGGACCCCCTCAGGTTGTACCCAAGTACAGGGTGCCCGACAACTCAGCTCACCTGGCGGTGAAAGGGGTCAGCATCTGAGAGTGAAGCTGAGGGCTGGCGGAAGCCCTTGGATGTGCCCATAGACTCAGGTTCCCCGTAAGTCCTGGTGGTCAAGTAACTCTCCTCATAGTAGTCATCATTATAGCCTTGGGAAGGGGGGGCAGCGGTAGCAGAAGGGGCAATGGTGTCCCCACCTGGCCCGATGGCCCTAATCTGAATCCCACTGGGAGGGGGGGCCTGCAGGACGCTTGGGGTTGAGGTCTCAGGTTCTGGCTGACACTGGAAGGAAGGTGTCAGACTGCCCACCCCACCCTTGCCTTACCCTTGCTCTGGTAAAGTAAGGCGTCCTCTTTCTTGGGCAGATCATACATATCCGAGTCCACGGACGCCGAATCTAAGTCTGAATGGGGGAGGGGCTAGGACCATTGGCCCACAGGGGTCCCCTCCCGTTTCCCCCGCGCCCCTTCCAGCCAGTGCCCTGGCCACACCCCCGCGACCCCTTCCTTAGCGTCCCCCAAACCGTGTCCCCAAGGGCGGCCAGGCGGGGCCCTGGGACGGGAGCCTCACCCGAGAACCGATAGGAGAAAGAGGATGCGGACGAGCTCGGGGGCGAGAGCCTCCGCCTCTGGGACTCATACTCGAAGATTTTCTTTTCGTAGAGCTTGCGAGTGGAACCTGATCAGACGCGGGGCACAGGGCGGTCAGGGAGCGGGCCGGGAGGGGGCCGCGGGGCTAAGCGCGGGGAGCGGGCCCGCCCTCCGTCCACCGCGTACCGACGACGGGCCCGTGTGGGATGTTGTACTGGCGCAGCACGGCGGCCAGCTCGGAGTCCGACAGGGCTGCGTAGTCGTCCATGGCGGGCAGCGGGCGGCGGAGGCCTGGGGGAGGCCTGGGCCTTGCAACACCGGCCGAGAGACGACGGCCTCGGAGCGCGGCGGGGGCAACAGGAGTGCCTCGGGAGCGGCTACGCGCGCGTCACTCCCGCGTCACAGTCGCGGTCTCAGCGGGCAGCGCGCGCTGCGCGGAGCGGGGGCCGGGCCTCGCAGAGAGCTGCCAGCGCAGATTGGTGGAGCCTTGGGAacgggcggggaggggcggggctcgCGAGCCCAGAGACGTCACACGCTAGCGCATTTAGGGCTGGACCCCagtgaggggcggggcctgggcgcGACGGGAACTAGCTTAGACCCGCCCCGGCTTGGGAGCGGGGCGGGGCCCGCGAGCCGCGACGTCACCCTCTCGGCTATTCGGGTCAGAAgggtggaggggcggggcctgtgGCCGTGCAACCAGCAGAAACCGGCCAGGATGTGGGAGCCCGGCGGAGCTGCGCGCTGGGCGGGGCTCGCCCTCCCTGAGTCACGTGGACTCCGCTCGGACCCAACTGCCCCTCTGCTCCGGCGCTTGGGGGTCCCTGGCCGCGCCCCAGCCAGGAGCATCGCCGGCAGCTGCGAGAAGGGGCCCGATCC
This genomic interval from Bos indicus x Bos taurus breed Angus x Brahman F1 hybrid chromosome X, Bos_hybrid_MaternalHap_v2.0, whole genome shotgun sequence contains the following:
- the EMD gene encoding emerin; this encodes MDDYAALSDSELAAVLRQYNIPHGPVVGSTRKLYEKKIFEYESQRRRLSPPSSSASSFSYRFSDLDSASVDSDMYDLPKKEDALLYQSKGYNDDYYEESYLTTRTYGEPESMGTSKGFRQPSASLSDADPFHRQVRDDNLFSLEEEGKDRERLLYGQDSAYQNIAHYRPISNISRSSLGLSYYPTSSSTSSVSSSSSSAPSWLTRRAIRPEKQAPGAAGLGQDRQVPLWGQVLLFLVFAAFLLFVYYFMQAEDGNPFWAEP